One Synechococcales cyanobacterium T60_A2020_003 genomic region harbors:
- a CDS encoding pentapeptide repeat-containing protein, producing the protein MARWHKQWAIALMVSLCLWVGQSPAWADWTTPMSFSNAELTGRDFSGQNLQASEFSNANLELTDFSNADLRGVIFSASVMTKSNLHSADLSNAMVDQVKFQDSDLTDANFAEAILLRTTFENVDITGADFTDAILDGAQVKELCAIASGINSRTGVSTRESLGCRP; encoded by the coding sequence ATGGCACGATGGCATAAACAATGGGCGATCGCCCTTATGGTTTCCCTATGCCTATGGGTGGGGCAGAGTCCGGCCTGGGCAGACTGGACAACACCGATGTCTTTTAGCAATGCCGAACTGACCGGGCGTGACTTTTCGGGACAAAACTTACAGGCATCGGAGTTTTCTAATGCCAATTTAGAACTGACCGACTTCTCAAACGCCGATTTGCGGGGGGTGATTTTCAGCGCATCGGTGATGACGAAGTCCAACCTGCATAGTGCAGATCTGTCCAACGCCATGGTGGATCAGGTGAAGTTTCAGGATAGTGACCTTACGGATGCGAACTTTGCCGAGGCGATTTTGCTGCGAACTACGTTTGAGAATGTGGACATTACCGGAGCCGATTTCACCGATGCCATTTTGGATGGGGCGCAGGTGAAGGAACTGTGCGCGATCGCCTCAGGCATCAACTCCAGAACAGGGGTGTCCACCCGCGAGTCTTTGGGGTGTCGTCCATGA
- a CDS encoding 5-(carboxyamino)imidazole ribonucleotide synthase — protein sequence MSDHVKRVGVIGGGQLAWMMADGARVLDLDLWVQTPSPADPAVAIAQECIFAPVGDADATAELASQCDVITFENEFVDLEALGVLAASGVRFAPSLSALKPILDKYHQRSFLKDAGLPNPDFQAIASFDDPVLKTVGLPCVLKARRHGYDGQGTFVVRQWSDLETLRQNAKATHTDWLVEAFVPFEKELAVMVARSPSGDIAVYPVVESQQIDQVCRRALVTGELDGTVTEKVEAIARTLVESLNFVGVLGIELFLTANGTVLINEVAPRTHNSGHYTLDACVTSQFEQQLRAVSGHPLGSPDLTVPGAVMVNLLGFESARSDYPDKREAIAAIPHAHLYWYGKAESRPGRKLGHVTVLLDAPTPQERRSQAEEVIRVVEGIWYREVGN from the coding sequence ATGAGCGATCATGTCAAACGAGTTGGGGTCATCGGTGGCGGACAGTTGGCCTGGATGATGGCGGACGGTGCGCGCGTGCTGGATTTAGACCTGTGGGTGCAAACGCCATCGCCCGCCGATCCTGCCGTGGCGATCGCCCAGGAGTGTATTTTTGCGCCTGTGGGGGATGCAGATGCAACGGCAGAACTGGCCAGCCAGTGCGATGTGATCACCTTTGAAAATGAATTTGTGGATTTGGAAGCGCTGGGCGTTTTAGCCGCGTCGGGTGTGCGCTTCGCCCCTTCGTTGTCGGCTCTGAAACCGATTCTCGATAAGTATCATCAGCGCTCGTTCTTAAAAGATGCGGGATTACCGAATCCCGACTTTCAAGCGATCGCCTCCTTTGATGATCCAGTGTTGAAAACCGTCGGGCTTCCCTGTGTGCTCAAAGCCCGACGGCATGGGTATGACGGTCAGGGTACGTTTGTTGTGCGCCAATGGTCAGATTTAGAAACCCTGCGCCAAAACGCGAAAGCCACCCACACCGATTGGCTCGTGGAGGCATTCGTGCCCTTTGAGAAAGAACTGGCCGTGATGGTGGCGCGATCGCCCAGTGGTGATATTGCGGTGTATCCGGTGGTGGAAAGTCAGCAGATTGATCAGGTATGTCGGCGTGCGTTAGTCACAGGCGAACTTGACGGGACTGTAACGGAGAAAGTGGAGGCGATCGCTCGTACCTTAGTAGAAAGCCTCAATTTCGTGGGCGTGCTTGGGATAGAACTATTCCTCACGGCGAATGGCACAGTGCTGATTAACGAAGTTGCCCCGCGCACCCATAATTCCGGGCACTACACCCTAGATGCCTGCGTCACCTCCCAATTTGAGCAGCAGTTGAGAGCCGTCAGCGGTCATCCATTGGGATCGCCAGACCTAACTGTTCCCGGTGCCGTCATGGTGAACTTACTCGGCTTTGAATCCGCCCGAAGTGACTATCCCGACAAGCGCGAGGCGATCGCCGCTATTCCCCATGCCCACCTCTATTGGTATGGCAAAGCAGAATCCCGTCCTGGTCGGAAGTTGGGGCATGTGACGGTTTTGCTGGATGCACCGACACCTCAGGAACGGCGATCGCAGGCTGAGGAGGTTATTCGAGTGGTTGAGGGGATTTGGTATAGGGAAGTGGGGA
- a CDS encoding ribonuclease Z, producing the protein MQITFLGTSSGVPTRSRNVSSIALRLPQRAEVWLFDCGEGTQHQILCSDIRISQITKIFVTHMHGDHIYGLMGLLASCGLAGNPSRIDIYGPPKLEDYIKACSRYSQTHFSYPVNVHTVQPGLLFEDEDFTVSCGELKHRLPAFGYRIAEKDRPGRFNVDRAKALGIPSGPLYGKLKRGEVVTLPDGRKIRGADLCGATEIGRKFVYCTDTVFCDGAIDLAQDADVLVHEATFAHQDEELAYQRLHSTTRMAAQVALLAQVKHLIMTHFSPRYAPGNAIGLDDLLKEAQAIFPNTTMAQDFLTYAIPRRQEKALVNAG; encoded by the coding sequence TTGCAGATTACGTTTTTGGGGACAAGTTCGGGAGTGCCAACGCGATCGCGCAACGTATCGAGTATTGCGCTACGTCTGCCGCAACGGGCTGAGGTATGGCTGTTTGACTGTGGGGAAGGCACGCAACACCAAATTCTGTGCAGCGATATTCGCATTAGCCAAATTACAAAGATTTTTGTGACCCATATGCATGGGGATCACATTTATGGACTGATGGGGCTGTTGGCCAGTTGCGGTCTGGCCGGGAATCCTAGCCGCATTGATATCTACGGGCCTCCTAAACTTGAAGACTACATAAAGGCGTGTAGTCGCTATTCCCAAACCCACTTTTCCTACCCCGTAAACGTGCATACGGTACAGCCCGGTCTCCTATTTGAAGATGAGGATTTCACGGTGAGTTGCGGTGAGCTTAAGCATCGCTTACCTGCCTTTGGTTATCGAATTGCCGAAAAAGATCGTCCCGGACGCTTCAATGTCGATCGGGCAAAAGCCTTGGGAATTCCGTCGGGGCCTTTGTACGGCAAACTGAAGCGAGGGGAAGTCGTTACCCTGCCCGATGGCCGCAAGATCCGAGGAGCAGATCTTTGTGGGGCCACGGAAATTGGCCGAAAGTTTGTGTACTGTACGGATACCGTATTTTGTGATGGAGCGATCGATTTGGCTCAGGATGCCGATGTGCTGGTTCACGAAGCCACCTTTGCCCATCAGGATGAAGAGCTTGCCTATCAACGCCTACACTCCACCACACGAATGGCGGCGCAGGTTGCCTTGCTAGCCCAGGTGAAACACCTGATCATGACCCATTTCAGCCCTCGCTATGCGCCTGGAAATGCGATCGGATTGGATGATTTGTTGAAAGAAGCCCAGGCCATTTTTCCCAATACGACCATGGCGCAGGACTTTCTGACCTACGCAATCCCGCGTCGTCAGGAAAAAGCTTTGGTAAACGCAGGCTAA